Part of the Pseudomonas sp. ADAK13 genome is shown below.
CCAAAACTCAGCAGACGATCACAGGTCGCGCGCCAGCTGGCCAACACGGTATATGCGTCGACAAACCAGCTCAGGCTGCCCTGCACGCTGCCAAAGGCACTGGCCACCTGCATCAGCACACCCAGCTCTATCTGCCCGGAAAAGTAGCGCGGCGCGGCCACCACAAACGGAAAGATGATCGCAATCTGCGAGTATCCGCTAGTGAAGAAATTCAGGCGCTTCTTGAGCTGCATGATGCTCCAGAAGTTGCTCCACACCCGCCCGAAACGTGCACTCAGCTGTTGGTGTTCATTCGGCTCGCCATTGAACAGCGCAATGCTTTCGGCGTTCTCGCGCACCCGCACCAGGCTGAAACGCAAGTCGGCCTCAAACCGTTGTTGGCGGTTGCTCAAGCCGATCAGTTTTCGACCAATCAAGTGGGTCAACCAACTGCCCAGCACGGCATACACCAGCGCCGCCCAGAACATGTAGCCGGGAATCGTAATGCCCCACACTTCAATGCTGCCGGACACGCCCCACAAAATCACCGAGAACGACACCAGGCTCACCAGGTTACTGATAAAGCCCAGGCCCAGGCTGAGGGTGCTGCTGGTGAAGGCGTTGAGGTCTTCGGAGATACGTTGGTCGGGGTTATCGGTGTAGCCGCCGTATTCCAGGTGGTAGTAGTTCTTCTGGCTCAGCCACTTGGCGAAGTAGGTTTCGGTCAGCCAGCGCCGCCAGCGGATGGTGAGCATTTGCTGCAAATAAGAGGTGAACACCCCGGTGACGATCGCCACTACAGCGATCACGCTGAAGTACATCAGCAAATGGGTGAAGGCGTCGTAGTCCTTCTTTTCCAGGGCGTTGTAGAAGTCGCGATTCCAGCTGTTGAACCACACCGACACGGCCACGCTGAACAGCGACAGCCCCAGCACCACCAGCAACAACAGCCAGGCCTTGACCTTCTCCTCACTGCGCCAGTAAGGGGTGATCAGCGCCCAGACTTTCCTTAAAAATTGCCCACGCACCGCGTCATTGACCGCGGAATACTCAGCGTTCTGATTCATTGTTCAGGCTCGGTAGGAAATAAAGAACAGGCGTCGGATCGATCATAGCCGATCGATCCGGGGCTCCGTGCAGCCTGAAGCAGATTGTTCAGTCGCCGTTCAACGTCGTACCGGGCGCTTCTGCAGCTTGCGCTGCAACGTCCGGCGATGCATGCCCAGGGCGCGGGCGGTGGCGGAGATATTGCCTTCGTGCTCGGTCAACACCCGCTGGATGTGCTCCCACTGCAGGCGGTCCACCGACATCGGGTTTTCCGGCACCAGGGTGTCGAGGTCGGCGTGCTCGGAGAGCAAGGCAGCCAGGACGTCGTCGGCGTCTGCCGGCTTGCACAGGTAGTTGCAGGCGCCGCGCTTGATGGCCTCCACCGCGGTGGCAATGCTGGAATAGCCGGTGAGGATCACCACGCGCATTTCCGGGTCCAGCTCCAGCAGCTTGGGCAGCAGCACCAGGCCGGAGTCACCGTCCATTTTCAGGTCCAGGGCGGCGTATTCCGGCAGGTCGGCCGTGGCGATGGTCAGGCCTTCTTCGGCGGAACCTGCGGTGCTGACACGAAAGCCACGACGGCTCATGGCGCGGGCCATCACGCGGGTAAAGGTGGCGTCGTCATCTACCAGCAGCAGGTGCGGCAGTTCTTCGCCTTCGACTTGGATCTCGTCACTCATCGATGTCTCCTCGTGCGACACGGGGCAGGCGCAGCTCGGTGAGCGTGCCGCCTTCCTCATGACTATAGAGTTTCACTGAGCCGCCCGCGCGGGTCACGCTGGCCTTGCTCAAAAACAGGCCCAGGCCGAAGCCTTTGCCCTTGGTGGTAAAGAATGGCTTGCCGATCTGCTCGGCAATCGCCAGCGGCACACCGGCGCCGTGGTCGCGAATACTGATGGTGAAGTCTTCCGCGTCCCAGTTCAGGGTCACTTCCAACCCTTCCGGGCACGCATCGGCGGCGTTGTTCAGCAGGTTCAGCAGCGCCTGGGTCAGGTCCGGCGGCGGCGCCATGCGCGGCACTGCGCCCTGGCCCAGCAGGTGGAAACGGTAACTGGCTTCGGGACGCATCAGGTGCCAGCGGTTCAGGGCTTCGTCCAGCCACTGGGTGACGTCCTGCATCTCCACCGCCAGGCGGCGATTGGCTTCGGCGGCGCGCACCAGTTGCTGCAACGTCAACTTGCACTGCTTGACCTGTTCCTGCAGCACGCCGAGGTCATCTTGCAGGGCCGGGTCGTGATGGTCCTGGGTCATTTCCTTGAGCAGCACGCTCATGGTCGCCAGCGGCGTGCCCAACTCGTGGGCCGCGCCGGCGGCCTGGGTCGCGACGGCCAGCAACTGCTGATCGCGCAGACCTTCTTCACGGCGAATGGCGCGCAGCTCTTCCTGGCGGCGCAGCTCTTCCGCCATGCGCGCGGCAAAGAACGTGATGACCGCCGCCGACAGGGCGAAGCTCAACCACATGCCGTAGATCTGCAGGTTTTCCCGGGCGATGGGGAAAGTTTGCAGCGGGTAGAACTGCGCCAGCAGCAGGGTGTACAGGGCCAGGGCGATGCCCGACAGCACCACCGAATAGCGCCACGGCAAGGTCACCGCAGCGATGGTCAATGGCACCAAATAATAGGAAACGAAGGGGTTGGTGGAACCACCGGAGAAGTACAGCAACACACTGTGGATAAACAGGTCGCAGGCCAGTTGCAGCGCGTATTCCAGTTCGGTCACCGGCCACGTGGTGCGCAGGCGGATGGCAGTAAACGCGCACAGCACCGTGGAAAACCCGAGGGTGACCGCCAGTTGCAACCACGGCAGCGGCAGCAGGTTGAACCAATAGGCAAGCCCCACCGAGCCGGCCTGTGCGGCCAGCACCAGGGTGCGGATGAACGTCAGGCGCCAAAGGTTCTGGCGGGTGGCGGAAGTCAGTTTTACGGCGGCGAGCATGAGCTCTCCCGATGAGCGCTGCAGGCGGATCGCACGGAGTATAAACGAAGCGACAGCGCTGGCACGGCGTGTGTGGCTCTTTGACGCAGGGGTCAGGAACATGACCGTTCGTCGGCATCCGGTAACTTGTAGCGAATGTGTAAACCCGAAGAACTGAAACCTTGCGTCTACAGTCTTACCGAACACGAACATCTCAAGGAGCTTCCATGTCACGTTTCATTCGCAGTGCAGCCACCCTCACCCTCGGCGCCGCTACCCTCGCCAGCCTGCCGGCGATGGCTGCCGATGAACTGCATTACAACCAGATTTCCCTGCGTGCCGAAGTCAGCCAGGAAGTGGCGCGCGACCAGATGATCGTCACCCTCTACACCGAGTCGCAGAACACTGACCCAGCCAAGCTGGCCGCCGAAATCACCACCACCATGAACAAGGCGCTGGCCCAGGCCCGCGAAGTCAAAGGCGTGACCCTGCGCCAGGGCAGCCGCAACAGCTACCCAATCTACGACAACAAAAACCAGAAGATCACCGGCTGGCGTGAACGCGCCGAGCTGCGCATGGAAAGTGCCGACTTCGCCGCACTGTCCAAGCTCACCGGCGACATGCTGACCAACCTGAAAATGGACAGCATGGATTTCGCCATCGCCAACCCGACCCGCAAGGCCAGCGAAGATGCCTTGCTTAAAGAAGCGGTCACCGCGTTCAAGGCCCGTGCACAACTGGCCACCGACGCGCTGGGCGGCAAGGGCTACAAAATCGTCAACCTGAACTTCAACACCAACGGTTATCCACAGCCCTACGCCCGCGGTGGGATGATGATGAAGGCCGCAGCGATGGATTCGGCGCCGACGCCGGAAGTCGAAGCCGGCACCAGTCAAGTGAGCATGAGCGCCGACGGTGTGATTGAAGTCTTGCAATAAGTTTTATTGCAATAAAAAACGGCGCAGCCTTACAAGGCTAGCGCCTTTTTTTTGGGACGCGATGTCTCGATCACGTCATAACCAACTGTAGGTCCGACACTCGGCTCTCACTTAAGCCTACCGCCCACCTGTCAATTCTGCACACCTTAAAGTAACTATTGCCTTTATAAAATAACTTGTCACGCAGGATACAAACATCAATGTGGAACCGTTGACACTCAAGCTGCCACCCAACTGCACATACTCCACTGATGTTTTACACGACCACAGAAAAAACCTTAACCGTTCTAAAACAAGGCACCAATTCGCGCAATATAACAGTGTACGGTTCGGCCACCTCGAACTCACACCGAGGAATTCAACTTATAAACCCTCACTAATAAAAAGAGCCCACAATGAATATAAGCCCGCACTCCCTATCGCCACTTTCAACTACTCCACAGGCAACTTTTGCCGTTTCCGAACCTATACATAATCATCCCACTCGGACCACTGACTCTCCACCTAATGTACACACTCTCACTCCAGGAGCAGTGAAAGGTTCAGGGGCAAAAAAAACCGACCATGGACAAGAGTCGATTCACTCCTCCGCCCCTGATCATGAATTTGACGTCGCCAAGGCAGTCATTTATGGCTCAGTGGACGTTACTCCGCCCACTGCAAGCTATACGATACAAGAGCGGGTGCAACGTATCGATGCGTACGCGGGCCGTGTAACAACGCAGCTTGAGAACATAGAAAGTGGTGAGGAAGGCGAAAGCAATATCAGGTTCCAGAAGAACCGCCAGTTCCTGGAGCCTGCGGGCTATTTCAGTGGAGGGTTGCTAGCGGCCGGATATGACCCGCATGAAAAAATCACAGTGACCTTCACCTCCTACGTAGGGAAAGGAAAGCCTGAAGTACCGACCGACACCGACAAGCGTACCTACTTTGCGTGGGAAATTGCCGCAGGCGCTCTTGCGCATGACAAAGTACAGCGGGGCGGTCCGCTTAACTTCCAATTCATGGAAGTCGAGCGCAATGACCGAAGCAAGGTCAACGTTCTGGAGTCTCTAGGCAAGCACCTTCAGAATCATTGGGAACAGGACATAGCCAAGTCCATGCGAGACACTTCAGGCGCATTGGAGAAACGTTCAGGGAACGCCGATGCCTATGTTGTACGGGGAACATTGCAAAGCCTGTTAAACAACCCGGACAGCTTCGAAAAGTTAAGCTCTGACGCTCAGGAGGCGGTCAAGCGCACCCTGGAGAAAAATGGGCAAGTCATTATCCCCAACATCTATGGCTATCCACTGGCAGGGTATGCGTTTATTCCTAATACTCCATTTGATGGCAATTATGATCATCGGCCCAATGAGGGCTTGATGATCGATTTGAAGAACGGCACGGTCCGTGAAATAAAGGGAGATGCAGACTTTGCCGACTGGGCCAAAAACAATCGAAGCGCTTTGCTGCGCAGTTTCAATGCCAGCGACAGACAAGGCGGCAAAGATGCGCATTGGCCCAAGGCAGGGGATGTGCTCGACGAGTTGATTTCGGGCAATAGCGCCCATTACCCGGGATATTCCAGCCTCCTTAAAGATAAAGGTGTCCCGGTGCGGGAAACATTTAACTATACCGAATCGCGGGGCAGCAATTATCGCTTGAAATACGACAATCTGAACGACGGGATTGCCGCCAAATACCAGGAAGTAAACAGCAATAACGCTGTATGGTCCGACCAAACCGAGGTGTTTGGCTCTTCGCAACAAAACTGGAAGGCCGCGAAAGAGTTCTGGGGTAATACCTTTGGTTACGTACCCATCGTCGGCAACGCGGGCAATATTGTCTTTGGCGTCCATGATGGCATCTATGGCAAGACAGCAGGCGATCGCGTTGGAGGTAACTCGGCAGCAGTGATATCAGGCCTGCAATTGGTGCACGAACTTTTACCCGCTGCGGCCGAGTCAGGGCTAGGTGATGCCCCGATAAACGCTGGGCATTACAAATGGGTATACCGTTCAGAGACCCGCGAATTTGAATTGGCACGAGCACCCAAGGTGCCGGAAGATGCCGATGAAGTCATGGTTCCAAAGGAGGAAGGAGCCGAAGTTAACCGCCTGCGCCCTTCCGAGGCCGGCAATATCAGTGCGTATGCGGTTGCGGATGGAGAGCAGTTGATTGAAGGGGCTACACGTAACGGCAAAGGCATTTACCAGGTCAAGGATGCAACCACCGGCCAAGACCGCTGGTTCATCCGCTATTCCGATGAGTCGGGTACCCGCAAAGTCTACGAGATCAAGAGCAACTTCAAGTTAAGTGACGACTATGTCCAGATCATTGATCCCGAGAGCCGTAAACCGGTGTTGTCGGTACACACCGACGGCGACGGTGGGTGGGTCCGGGGTGAAGGAAAGGGCGGAAGATGGCCCTGGAATTCACCGTCCCCCACCCCCAGCGAAAACCTGATACCTAAATTCACCGATTTGTTCGACGATATCGACGCCGACGCCGCGAACGGGGCCAAGGTCTTCGACGAATACTTGAACGTTGATGAGGCAACCCCCTACAAAATATCGGCTACCGGGTATGAAGAAAACGGCGTGCTTAGAAGAAAGTTGAATGTGACGTGGGATGCCACTGAGCACACGTTCAACATTTGGCCATCCGAGCGGGCAGCCCCTACCCCGTACAGCACAAGCACCTACTCGCCAAACTTCATTAACGATGTGAATCGCAGCACGTACACAATCATCCAACCGTCAAAAGCCGGTGACGTTATCTCGGAGCTGAATGCCGGTGGGAACTCTGCCGAAGAAATCAGACAGAACCGGGTGACACAGTTCGAACAAGCGATTCCTGATGAAGACCTTCGGGCCCGCATTTCTGAAGTCGCCCATCAAGGAGCGGCACAGCCCGTCCATGCTGAAATCGTGAAGGCGCTAAAGGAAGGCTACAACGCCAAAGCGAATGACATAACCTACACGATCAACTATGACCCGCTGAAAAATGAAACCCAAGTCACACTGTTCACACAGTGGTACATCAATGACCTGACCGGGGATGAACCAAGGTCGATACCGGATATAAACGTGACCGCAACCCGAACGTTCACGATCCGTGAGAGTAACGAAATATCGGGGGATCGTTTCACCATCGACGAGTTCGCCCCGATTAACCTGGAGGTGTCGGTGCCGGCGGACTTCCCCGCGAATTAACCCTGTAATGCCTGCGCCTGTCTCTACCTGAATAACTGGAACGGCGGTAATCTCGGTGACCGCCGTTTTCGTTTGGGCAGCCTTTAGCTGCCATCTCAGGGGTCTCCATGGAAAGAATCGCCTTAAAACCGCTCCTCCTCGCTGCCGGCCTGCTCGCCTTTATGCCGATAGCCCAGGCGGCCAGCACCCTGGTCTACTGCTCCGAAGCCAGCCCCGCCGGCTTCGACCCCAGCCAGTACACCAGCGGCACCGATTTTGATGCCTCCGCCGAAACCGTGTTCAACCGCCTGACCCAGTTCAAGCGCGGCGGCACCGAAGTCGAACCGGGCCTGGCGACCAGTTGGGACGTGTCCAAAGACGGCCTGACCTACACCTTCCACCTGCGCGATGGCGTCAAGTTCCACACCACCGACTATTTCACCCCGACCCGCGACTTCAACGCCGATGACGTGTTGTTCACCTTCCAGCGCCTGCTCGACCCCGAGAATGCGTTCCGCAGGGCCTACCCGTCGGAGTCGCCGTACTTCACCGACATGGGCTTGAACACCACGATCAAGAACGTCGAAAAACTTGACGAGCACACGGTGCGCTTCAACCTGAACAACGTCGACGCCTCCTTCGTGCAGAACCTGGCCATGAGCTTCGCCTCGGTGCAGTCCGCCGAATACGCCGCGCAGTTGCTCAAGGAAGGCAAGGCCGCCGACATCAACCAGAAGCCCGTCGGCACCGGGCCGTTCGTGTTCAAGCGCTACCAGAAGGATTCGCAGATTCGCTACAGCGCCAACAAACAGTATTGGAAGCCCGAAGATGTGAAGCTCGACAACCTGGTGTTCTCGATCACCCCGGACGCTGCGGTGCGCCTGCAAAAGCTCAAGGCCGGCGAGTGCCAGGTCAGCGGTTACCCGCGCCCCTCCGACATTGACGTGATGAAGCAGGATCCGAACCTGCGGGTTCTTCAGCAAGCCGGCTTCAACCTGGGCTTTCTCGCCTACAACGTGACCCACCCGCCGCTGGACCAACTCAAGGTGCGCCAGGCGCTGGACATGGCCATCGACAAGCCGGCCATCATCAAGGCGGTGTACCAGAGCGCCGGACAATTGGCGCAGAACGCGCTGCCTCCGGCCCAGTGGTCTTATGACCCCACCATCAAGGACGCGCCCTACGATCCGGCCAAGGCGCGGGCGCTACTAAAAGAAGCAGGGGTTGCACCAGGTACCACCATCAACCTGTGGGCGATGACCGTACAACGCGCTTCCAATCCCAACGCCCGCATGTCGGCGCAGATGATCCAGCAGGATTGGGAAAAGATCGGCATCAAGGCCAATATCGTCAGCTATGAGTGGGGCGAATACATCAAACGCGCCAAAGCCGGCGAGCATGACGTGATGATTTACGGCTGGACCGGCGACAACGGTGACCCGGATAACTGGCTCGGCGTGCTCTACAGTTGTGCTGCGGTGAAGGGCAGCAACTATGCAAAATGGTGTAACCCCGCCTACGACAAGCTGGTGCAGCAGGCCAAGGTCAGGAGCGACCGCGAGCAGCGCATCAAGTGGTATCAACAGGCGCAAAAAATCCTTAAGGAACAAGTACCTATAACGCCTATTGCAAACTCGACGGTTTTCCAGCCCCTGCGAAAGGAAGTACAGGACTTCAAGATCAGTCCATTTGGACTCACACCGTTCTATGGCGTCAGTCTGAATAAGTAACAGCCGCGCCCCAACCGAGTGCACCAGACGCCTCGGTTGGGCATTCATGGTGCGCGTCTCGCACCGAAAAAAACCCTCAAAAGTGCGTAAATGTGTCTGAACTTACACATATGCGACATTCGTGTACGTTCGTACCACTGTTTAGCCGTTGTAGGCTCTCAACATCTTGCATTGGGTATGGGCCCTGCATAAGTATCCGCAGGTCGACTCACGAGGTCGCCCTCACTACCAAAAATGACAACAAATCATGAGGCCAACATGCTTAAACACGCAGTCATTCCGTTATTAGTCAGCGCCGGTTTAATGGCTGCTGCACCTTTCGCCCAAGCGGCGAGCAACCTGGTGTTCTGCTCCGAAGGGAGCCCGGCCGGCTTTGATCCAGGCCAGTACACCACCGGAACAGACTTCGATGCTTCGGCCGAGACCATGTTCAATCGTCTGACCCAGTTTGAGCGCGGCGGCACCGCTGTTGTTCCTGGGCTGGCCACCACCTGGGACGTTTCCCCGGATGGCCTGACCTACACCTTCCACCTTCGTGAAGGCGTCAAGTTCCACACCACCCCGTACTTCAAGCCAACTCGTGAATTTTCGGCTGACGACGTACTGTTCACGTTCAACCGGATGATCAACAAAGATGATCCGTTCCGCAAAGCCTACCCAACCGAGTTCCCGTACTTCACGGACATGGGTATGGACACCAACATCAAGAACATCGAGAAAGTCGATGCCCACACCGTCAAGTTCACCCTTGGCACCGTGGACGCCGCCTTTATCCAGAACCTGGCAATGAGCTTCGCCTCCATCCAGTCGGCTGAATACGCCGCCCAGCTGTTGAAGGAAGGCAAGGCACAGGACATCAACCAGAAGCCAATCGGCACTGGTCCGTTCGTATTCAAGAGCTACCAGAAAGACTCCAACATCCGTTACACCGGCAACAAGGATTACTGGAAGCCTGAAGACGTGAAGATCGACAACCTGATCTTCGCCATCACCACCGACCCGTCGGTGCGCATCCAGAAGCTGAAGAAAAACGAATGCCAGGTAACCCTGTTCCCGCGTCCGGCCGACCTCAAGGCGCTGGGTGAAGACAAGGACCTGAAACTGCCGCACCAGGCCGGTTTCAACCTGGGCTACATCGCCTACAACGTCATGCCGGTCCTCAAGGGCCAGACCGCACCGAACCCGCTGTCTGACCTGCGCGTGCGTGAGGCTCTGGACATGTCGGTGAACAAGCAGCAGATCATCGACTCGGTCTACCAGGGTGCAGGCCAACTGGCTGTCAACGCCATGCCGCCTACCCAGTGGTCCTACGACACCACCATCAAGGACGCCCCGTTTGATGTGACCAAGGCCAAGGCCTTGCTCAAGGAAGCCGGCGTCAAGGAAGGTACCGAGATCACCCTGTGGGCGATGCCGGTCCAGCGTCCGTACAACCCGAACGCCAAGCTGATGGCTGAGATGCTGCAGAACGACTGGAAACAGATCGGCCTGAAAGTGAA
Proteins encoded:
- a CDS encoding ABC transporter substrate-binding protein; translation: MLKHAVIPLLVSAGLMAAAPFAQAASNLVFCSEGSPAGFDPGQYTTGTDFDASAETMFNRLTQFERGGTAVVPGLATTWDVSPDGLTYTFHLREGVKFHTTPYFKPTREFSADDVLFTFNRMINKDDPFRKAYPTEFPYFTDMGMDTNIKNIEKVDAHTVKFTLGTVDAAFIQNLAMSFASIQSAEYAAQLLKEGKAQDINQKPIGTGPFVFKSYQKDSNIRYTGNKDYWKPEDVKIDNLIFAITTDPSVRIQKLKKNECQVTLFPRPADLKALGEDKDLKLPHQAGFNLGYIAYNVMPVLKGQTAPNPLSDLRVREALDMSVNKQQIIDSVYQGAGQLAVNAMPPTQWSYDTTIKDAPFDVTKAKALLKEAGVKEGTEITLWAMPVQRPYNPNAKLMAEMLQNDWKQIGLKVNIVSYEWGEYIKRSKGGENQAMIIGWSGDNGDPDNWLNVLFGCDSLAGNNFSKWCDKKFDGIVKEAKATSDVAKRTELYKQAQHILKDAVPMTPIAHSTVYQPMRNNVQDFKISPFGLNSFYGVSVSGK
- a CDS encoding SIMPL domain-containing protein (The SIMPL domain is named for its presence in mouse protein SIMPL (signalling molecule that associates with mouse pelle-like kinase). Bacterial member BP26, from Brucella, was shown to assemble into a channel-like structure, while YggE from E. coli has been associated with resistance to oxidative stress.), with protein sequence MSRFIRSAATLTLGAATLASLPAMAADELHYNQISLRAEVSQEVARDQMIVTLYTESQNTDPAKLAAEITTTMNKALAQAREVKGVTLRQGSRNSYPIYDNKNQKITGWRERAELRMESADFAALSKLTGDMLTNLKMDSMDFAIANPTRKASEDALLKEAVTAFKARAQLATDALGGKGYKIVNLNFNTNGYPQPYARGGMMMKAAAMDSAPTPEVEAGTSQVSMSADGVIEVLQ
- a CDS encoding ABC transporter ATP-binding protein/permease, with amino-acid sequence MNQNAEYSAVNDAVRGQFLRKVWALITPYWRSEEKVKAWLLLLVVLGLSLFSVAVSVWFNSWNRDFYNALEKKDYDAFTHLLMYFSVIAVVAIVTGVFTSYLQQMLTIRWRRWLTETYFAKWLSQKNYYHLEYGGYTDNPDQRISEDLNAFTSSTLSLGLGFISNLVSLVSFSVILWGVSGSIEVWGITIPGYMFWAALVYAVLGSWLTHLIGRKLIGLSNRQQRFEADLRFSLVRVRENAESIALFNGEPNEHQQLSARFGRVWSNFWSIMQLKKRLNFFTSGYSQIAIIFPFVVAAPRYFSGQIELGVLMQVASAFGSVQGSLSWFVDAYTVLASWRATCDRLLSFGEAMEENEGRNMGIELQRQGGSLQMNNLSLDLADGRHLLDGANLTVAEGERLMLSGRSGSGKSTLLRAMGNLWPNGHGNIRLPAERYLFLPQKPYLPIGTLRGVLSYPQEEGAYPAERYAQVLETCRLAHLIPRLDEANHWQRMLSPGEQQRLAFARALLFEPQWLYMDEATSAMDEEDEAALYQALIDELPGLSIVSVGHRSSLKRFHGRHVRIENGQLAEQALV
- a CDS encoding response regulator transcription factor, whose product is MSDEIQVEGEELPHLLLVDDDATFTRVMARAMSRRGFRVSTAGSAEEGLTIATADLPEYAALDLKMDGDSGLVLLPKLLELDPEMRVVILTGYSSIATAVEAIKRGACNYLCKPADADDVLAALLSEHADLDTLVPENPMSVDRLQWEHIQRVLTEHEGNISATARALGMHRRTLQRKLQKRPVRR
- a CDS encoding ABC transporter substrate-binding protein; the protein is MERIALKPLLLAAGLLAFMPIAQAASTLVYCSEASPAGFDPSQYTSGTDFDASAETVFNRLTQFKRGGTEVEPGLATSWDVSKDGLTYTFHLRDGVKFHTTDYFTPTRDFNADDVLFTFQRLLDPENAFRRAYPSESPYFTDMGLNTTIKNVEKLDEHTVRFNLNNVDASFVQNLAMSFASVQSAEYAAQLLKEGKAADINQKPVGTGPFVFKRYQKDSQIRYSANKQYWKPEDVKLDNLVFSITPDAAVRLQKLKAGECQVSGYPRPSDIDVMKQDPNLRVLQQAGFNLGFLAYNVTHPPLDQLKVRQALDMAIDKPAIIKAVYQSAGQLAQNALPPAQWSYDPTIKDAPYDPAKARALLKEAGVAPGTTINLWAMTVQRASNPNARMSAQMIQQDWEKIGIKANIVSYEWGEYIKRAKAGEHDVMIYGWTGDNGDPDNWLGVLYSCAAVKGSNYAKWCNPAYDKLVQQAKVRSDREQRIKWYQQAQKILKEQVPITPIANSTVFQPLRKEVQDFKISPFGLTPFYGVSLNK
- a CDS encoding ATP-binding protein, which codes for MLAAVKLTSATRQNLWRLTFIRTLVLAAQAGSVGLAYWFNLLPLPWLQLAVTLGFSTVLCAFTAIRLRTTWPVTELEYALQLACDLFIHSVLLYFSGGSTNPFVSYYLVPLTIAAVTLPWRYSVVLSGIALALYTLLLAQFYPLQTFPIARENLQIYGMWLSFALSAAVITFFAARMAEELRRQEELRAIRREEGLRDQQLLAVATQAAGAAHELGTPLATMSVLLKEMTQDHHDPALQDDLGVLQEQVKQCKLTLQQLVRAAEANRRLAVEMQDVTQWLDEALNRWHLMRPEASYRFHLLGQGAVPRMAPPPDLTQALLNLLNNAADACPEGLEVTLNWDAEDFTISIRDHGAGVPLAIAEQIGKPFFTTKGKGFGLGLFLSKASVTRAGGSVKLYSHEEGGTLTELRLPRVARGDIDE